A single genomic interval of Candidatus Acidiferrales bacterium harbors:
- a CDS encoding GTP-binding protein: MAKEKFERSKPHLNIGTIGHIDHGKTTLTAAITKVLSKHNPKVQFRA; the protein is encoded by the coding sequence ATGGCGAAGGAAAAATTTGAGCGGAGCAAACCGCACTTAAATATTGGGACGATCGGGCACATCGATCACGGGAAGACGACGCTGACGGCGGCGATCACCAAAGTGCTTTCGAAGCACAACCCCAAGGTGCAATTCCGGGCG